CCCTCTGTACAGAACGAGCCAGATCCTgtagcatgtgtgtgcatgtctgtgcgtgcacacgtgtgtctgtgtgtacgtGGGCACCTCCAGCCACATCTTCTCCGTGGAGAGATGACCTCACAGACACATTTCAGGGTCGACGGCAACTCCTCTAGATCGACCACTGGACCTGgcactgcctttttattttttcatgtttatttatttttgagccagagccagagcgcgagcaggggaggggcagagagagggacatagaatctgaaacaggctccgggctcccagctgtcagcacagagcccgacgcggggcttgaactcacaacctgcgagatcatgacctgagccgaagtcagacgctcaaccaactgagccaccccggggcccccCAGCACTGCCTTTTATAACACATATGCGAGGAACGCTCTGTGAGTCAGAAATGGATTTCAGGATGACAAAACTCACTATTTATTAGGGGCTGAATTATGTCCCCGCTCCCCAAATTCACGTTGCATATGCGTTACTAACCCTCAATACCTCAAAATGCGTATTTGGAGACGGAGCCTTTAAGGAGGTAGTTAGGGTAAGCAGAGGTCACGAGGTGGGCCCCAATCCACTAGGACTGACGTCTTTGTAAGAGATCGGGGCACAGACACGCGCAGAGGGACGCGGGCGTGAGGACACGAGAACGTGGTGTCGATACGCCatggagagaggcctcaggaggtcGCAGCCCTGCCCGTGCCCTGGCCCGTGCCcctgacctccagcctccagaagtgtcgGGAAATCCATCTCTGCTGTCTAAGCCCCCGGCGTGCGGTCTGTTCTGGCGGCCCCGGCACAAGGACGTACCTACCTATCCGCTCAATTGCAAAACACCCAGGGGATGCCCCGGCTATACCAGAAATAGGAAGTAACTGTAACATGCATGCGCTCTTTTAACTTAAATTTCGTGAGTTTACTACAGAAGATCCAGCTGGTCACACAAAAAAGGCTGAGAGCCGAGCCGTGCCCACTCTGCAGTGGTGCGCACGGGCCGGGCAGGGTTCCCATGTGCTGACCGGCACCTACGGGGAGCCTGGGATTTGCCAGGAGCATGGTAGCAAAGGTGTGGGGTGAAGTGCTCAGGTCCCGGAACATCAGCCCTCCAATTCCCGGAACACCCCTACGGGCTCGGGGGTGGACCTTCCTTTGTTCCCCCATCTGTCCCtattttccttattattccttatttcttttaattcaaaCAGCATgcattactttaaatataaaaaacagaggggcgcctggggggctcagtcggtcgagcgtccgacttcggctcaggtcatgatctcacagctcgtgggttgcagccccgtgtcgggctctgtgctgacggctcggagcctggagcctgcctcgggttctgtgactccctctctctctctgcccctcccccgctcgcgcgctcgcgctctctctctctctctctctctctctctctcaaaataaacgtcgAGAAATACGTATGCACGTACGTacgttaaaaagaagaaacagacctGTTTTTAAAAGCCTCCCACAATTGTCCAGGGAGATGAAGGGTGGAcgcaggggagaagggagggcacCACCGGGAAGAGTGTGGAAGAGGCAGGGACCTCCACAGGAGCCCGGCAGGGGGCACTGCCCCTCGCAGCATCTAGCCCTCTAGCTCGCCAGCTGGCCCGCCGCCCACCCACTCACCTTGGTGGCCGGGTACTCCCGGGGGACGGTCTTCAGCAGCTCGGCCACGACGCCCTGCATCTCCACCAGCGCCTTGTGGCTGCCAGACAGCTTCTGCTCCACAGAGAGGCAGCTGACGGGCAGGGGCAGCCCGtctctcccaccccagggccaccccccccccccaacgggTCTGCCAGTCCCGCTGCCCCGGGCCTGCGCCAGCGCGTGGGCACTCTGCTCTGTGGGCCCGCGGGacacccctccctggctccccgcGAGCCTGCCCACGTACGCAGAGATGAGACAGATCACCAAAAACATGGTGTCTCTGAAACGGGTGGTTTTCAGGACCCCAGAGGGCCATGCAATCACGTGGAGTGACAGGCAGGGGGCCGAAGGGTTTCCCTCCAAACTCCACCCTGACGACACCTGTCCCGTCATTCCAGAGTGGGCACGGGACCCCTCCCGCAGGGCGACGCTTGGCTTCGCTCTGCAGGGCCACCCAGGGGAACCCAAGAAATGAAAGGAATCCCAGGTATTTTGGGGCGGTGGGCCGTCCACCCCAAAAGGCTTGCACCGAGGGCATCAGGGCGCTGACCCCAGGGGCAGTTAGTGATGTCAGTGTGGCCTTCATCCGGCTGCTCCTCGGGTCCCAGGGTCCAATCACGTCTGAGAGGGGTTGGGGGCCGTGGGGGTCAGGGCCCGTGTGGCCCCCTCCCGCCCGCACCGGGGCAGGAGCACCCCCGGCACTCACCTGCTGGAAGGGGTTGGAGGCACGGGGCGAGCAGGCCAAGTAGTACTCCAAGATCTCTGCAGAGAGAGGTCGGGGTGGCCGAGTGAGGCCGTCCGTCTGCGTGTACCTCGTGTGCCTACATGTGTGCGTCCGTGCGTGCGTGTGTCTGCACGTGGTGCCTGTGTGCATTCGAGCACACGTGAGAGGGGATGTGGCCTCCAGAGAGCCCGGGGCCAGCGCCCAGACCCTCCGCCCTGGGCAGCGTCCCTGCAGCACGCACAGCGGTCTCTTGGGTGCAGCccttgtccctcccctccctctggagCAGCAGACAGGGCACCGGAGGTAGGCAAGGGGTCAGAAGACGCCCGGGGATGCATCTGCTCGGGGGTCACTTGGGCAGAATAACAGTTCTTGGGTCAGAGCATCGCCCCAAAGAGGAGGTGACACAGCCCATACATTGCAGCCTGGAGCACCCAGGACTCGGGGAGCCTGCCTGTCTCATCGCCCTTAAAACAGGTGTCCGTCCAGCGTCTGATGTCCGAAGGTGGGGATTCACTTACGGTTCGGATTCAAAAAACCCTAGAACACCCGAGCCTGGCTGCAGCTGAGGGAGGAGCCCTGGACTCTGCCTGCGCCTGCGCCCCCCACAACGCTCTCTGGACCCTCAGGACCCTTCCCTGAAGCAGTGGACACTGGCTTTGGAGTTCCAGGTGCCTCCCTTCTGGGGACCCTCCGGGGCCCAGTGCAAGATGGGGAGGGACCAGGAGCAAGGGCTTAAGTGCAGGGCTGGCCGCAGTCTGGGGCAGCTTCCCACGGGGCTCCTACACTTGACTCCTCGGGCCTGGGCTGCCACCAAGCTTAAGTGAAAACCCACTTCACGTGGGCCACCTGGCTCTGCCTGGCCCGTGAGGGGCGGCCTGTGGCTCGCAGGCGGCAGCCTGTACTCATGTgaggccgggggctgctcgcaCTTGCCAATGGCCCCAGAGCCCTGAGCAGCGAGGACCCGAAAGGCTGATGGCACCGGGGCCAGGCACAGCGGTGGTAACGGCTGTCACCAGTCCTGccagctctgagctgggcacATCCACCTTCCCCCACTGTGGGGGCTCCTCTGGCTTAGATGGAAACGGTTCCTTCAACCAAAGAAGCTAAAAACCTGACCACAGGCTCCTCTCCGTGGCTTTCTCGGGCAAAGAGGAGAAGACAGTCCCGTGAGGGCCAGTGTTTTAAGGCCACGCAGAACTCCTATCCCTGGGGGGACGGTCCCTCGACTCTTCTCTCAAGGAGCACGCGGTATTCACAGCAAAGGCAAACAATGAGCTTAGCACCGTCCAGCTCTGGCCGCGCCCGAGCCCAGTCCCACCTGCACCTGCCTCCTGAGATGGTCAACACGCACCCAGCCCCAGACACgctctctgcccccagctcagTCCACGGCTCCTGTGAGGACAGCTGCTCAGACAGAGAACAGGGCCTCAGTTCCTCCCTCCCTACATCCTGCTTCTTCAGAAGCCCCATCACGCTCCCTCACGGCATGTCCCCATTCACCTCTCGCCCCGCTGGCTCAAGGCACCTGCCCCCTGCCTGGAGAACTTCAACAacctccctgccttcctgcttGACCTCCGTGTTGCTCCCACAGCccaaagaaactttgaaaaagaaactgaatcatgGGCCATGTCTTTTCCAGGCTTCCCACTTCCAACGGGCCCCCTGGAATTAAGCCCAAGTTCCTTTCCTCGACCTGTCCCTGCTGGCCTCCCCATCCTCTCCTCTCACAGTGGATCTATTTTCTGCCTTACAAACACATTGGGTTTGTCTCTGCCCCAGTGCCTCTGCACAACACACACAGCCTTCCCTGGCTCAATTTAAATGCTACCTCTTTGGTAGGCCACGCTGTCTGCTCTGAAGTAGCCTGTCGTCACTTGCTGCTCCCTTGTCACCCACCTCCACCGTCACCCCTCCCCTGTCATCTGGCCTCACACAGCACCTGTCCTCATTctcagagccccccaccccccgccactcACAGGTGTTCCTGTTCACTCACTAGCTTCCTGACGTGCGTGGGTCCTGCCTCCCCTAGACCAAGGGCCCACGAGAGAGAGGATGCCTTGTCCTCGCTCAGTTGGGTCTCCCCAGCCTGGCCGCTGGGGTGCCGGCTTCAGACTCACCCCCACTCAGCACGGAGTGTTCCTCCACCATCCTGGTCACGTAGGTGTCGGGGTCCACACAGAAGTCGCTGGAGCCCTGGGACGGGTGCAGGCAAGGCAGATGGGGTGACCAGGCTAAGCCCCCACAGCCTTCAGCTCTCAGGGATAGAGCCTGACTCCCAGGTTCACTTTTAGCTCCAGAGATAAAATGGGGATGTGGGGACGCACTGACTTGCTGTGTGCCCATGGGAAGGTCCCCACTCTTCGCGGAACCTCGATACCCCAGGGTAGGGCGGGAAGGGAGAGGAGTATGACTTTCCCAGCCCCCCCGCCTCATGCCGAGGCCCAGCACACAGGGATCACGcttcccctctgccactcaccacGGACACGGCCAGCTCCAAGCCCAGTGCGCCCCAGCTGATGACCAGGGCCAGGACCCCCAGCAGGCAGACCCTTGGAGCAAAGAACGCCAATCAGCGACCCCCAGGCTGGGGTGGCTGCAGGCCAGAGGGCCGGGTCCCCAGGGAACATCTGGGGGGGTCTGCCCTCACAGGGGCTGTGGCTCCTCCGTGGTCTGGCCTTAGCCAGAGCCACCTGAAGGCTGGGCACAGATGCGTCTCCCTCCCATCTGGggcgggctggggtggggctcaggggagggccaggaaggaaggtctccctgctccccccccccctcccccggccagcAGGTCTCAGCCCTCACCCTGCTCTCCACAGCGTGGCCGGAGGGGCCTGTTAGCCTGGGCCAGACCCATGGGGCTCACACCTGCCTCGCCCAAGGGCCGGCCTCACCTGCCTCCCCGGTCCCTGCGGTCCATGCACTCAGGCCTCCCTGCTGCCGCTCACACCCCTCGTGGCAGGCCCACGTGCTGGTGGTCAGACCTCCAGTCCCCTCCCTGCCAGGGCTCCTTGCGGAGCACACGCGCCGCAGACTGGCCTGCCCCCCTGcacgtccccccacccccacctgctctcctctcctccacagcagcgcccccccccccccccggacacAAGGTGCTACAGGGGCCCGCCTGTTCACTGGTCTCTCCCCGTGCCCAGCCCGGGGAGGGCGCAGGACACGGCTGTTCAACTGTTCAGTGAGGAAGCGACAGCTGCTACCCGCAGACAGCTAGCACTGTCGCGTCTTTCGGAGGACGAGACAGTTATCAGTGCCAAAAAGCCACCGGCCCAAGGTGGCCAGGTGAGTGGGCGGCACAGCAGGGCGACGAGCCCAGACTGCCTCCAGGCCGGGGACGTGGCCAGCTTGACTTTCTGGTGTCCCCATGACTTGGTGACCCGGACAGGTCTTCAGGTGTCTGGGTTATGATACGCAGGCTCAGTGGGGAGGGAGCCCAGCAGGAACCAAGGACGGACGGGGCAGATGTGCCCGCCACAGGGGCACGGGTCAAGGGCCCCAGGAGAACTGCCGGAGCGGGCTTCCGTGGTGGGAAACCCGTGGCCAGACccacagatgggggtggggagggaagggccgCCTCAGGGGAGAAGGTGCTGCGGGcgcctcacccctgccctccgcccctccaccccacagACTCACCCGACCAGAATGCCCTTGGAGCTGCGGATGAGGCCGACCAGCGCCAGCAGGCAGATGGCCACGTCGAGCAGCAGTAAGCCCAAGTAGCCCAGCCACCTGTGGGCACAcggtgggtgtgggtgtgcgtGGGGTGCAGGGACAGGGGCATTGCTCGGGGAGGCATGGCAGAGCTGAGGGAACGGCCTGGGGCCCAGAGGGGCATCCGCGGGCAGCTCCGGGATATGGGGCTGGCATCAGTTCTGGTAAAAGAAGTCCCGGGGAACACGGCGGTCCCACCCATAACAACTGTGACACCGGGCTCTGAAGGCCACAAGCCCGTGGACGGTGACGAGCACCCAGGCAGTAGGGGCCAGGCGGGGCGGACAGAAAAGAGGGCCAGCCGCACCTGTACCAGTCGTAGAGATCCACCTGCTCGGCCAGCACCTCCAGGGACACAGCCGGGTTCCTCCAGAAGGGGATGGCCGCGGTGTGGCCCAGCAGCGTCTCGAGAAGGCCCTGCAACCTCTGGACTGCGCGCAGGGGCTCTGGGCGCGCGGCCAGCTGCCGCTCCAGGCTCTGCAGGCTGGGCTCTGCCGTGCGGTTCAACGCGGCCGCGGTGTCCCACACCTGCGCCGGGCCGGGGGCCGGTGAGCCCGGGCGCAGACCCACTCCCGGCACGCTCCGCGCACACGCCCACCCCTCGGGCACGCACGCAGACACGGGGCGCAGGCAcagagcccccctccccatcGGACGGCCACTCACGCGGTCCTGGACCCCTGCCACCGTGCGGTTGGCGTGGCGGAGCGAGTAGGTGGCCCGATGGATGCCGTCGCTGGTCTCCCCGTTGCCGTAGAACCCCACGGCGATGCCGGCGCTGGGACGGGGCGGGGCTCTTGAGGGCGCGGCCGGGCCCCTCGCtggcccgccccggccccgcccctcccggtcAGGCCCCGCCTCCATCGGGCCGCCCCTCCctgccgcgccccccccccccccccgcccccagcccggcccctccccgcACTCACCTGCAGACCAGCGTGGCGATGATGACGCACCAGGCGGTGCAGCAGCAGTCAGCGTCCAGGTGCTCCTCGCTCTTGCGCCGCCGGCAGCACAGCCAGAAAGAGTAgaagagcaggaagaggaggTCCAGGGCGAGGCAGGCCAGCGCGGCggcccccagcagcagcagcgcCTGTGGGAGGCCGGGAGGCGGCGCTGGAGGTGCGGACGCCGGCACCCGGGCTCCCACCCGACCGTCCTCCAGCTCGGGGGACAGAGGCTCCCAACACTCGAGTGACTCCCGTCCTTAGCCCCGTCCCGGACCCAAGCCACATTCGGAGAAGCCAGACGGGCAAGGCCATGGGGTCCTCCCAggccctgtgcccctccctgcgGGGGCCCCTCACCTCCtgggccccaggcccccaggcagGACATAGGACAGGTCCAAACAGGGGTCCCTGACCAAGCCCAGTAAGGAGGTGCTGGGTGGGCAGGGGCCCCCGGGGAAGGGCCAGCACAGCTGCTGATGGCCAAGTCGCCGAGGAAGGCCCCTCATCTCCCAGAGCCTCGGTCTTCTCTTTCGTAAAAGGGGGCAGTGCTCTCCCCAGAAGAGGCTGGCGGAGGGTCTCGGTGAGGGCCCGCAAGAGACTGAGTTGGACCTGGCCACCTTTGCAAGCCCCTGGGGCCGGAGCAGCCCGAGGGGCCCAGAATTATCCAGCCACATCCCGGGAGTCaccaggggaggaggaagtgcCCCCTCGGGCCCTCTCCTGGCACCAAGGTCAGCATCCCCCGTGGGAAGCAGGGACACATGCCGTAGGCCCAGCGCTGCCTCCCCTGGGTGCCACACTCGCCATTCTACCTGGCCCAGCGCCCCCCTTCCCCATTTTACTGGTAAAGAAACTGGCTTCAGAGAAGATACGGAGGAAGGACCGGTATCATGGCACCTCTGGGGCCTCAGCACACGTCCCTTGTTGGGGTGGGAGACGTGGCCTGTTAGCGCTGTAGGCCGGGCCTGACCACGTGCACctcatgggggggtgggggaccaaGTAAGTCCCACACAGAAGGTTCACCACCACACACTGGCTCTCAGTCCACACTGGAAGTGCCGTAGAGACGAAacgccctccctccccaggcctgaACACTGGGGTGCTGCTGGGGGAGAATGCCCACCTGCCCCCTTCAGGGCCCCCTTGGGAAGCGAGGCTGAGCCGCAGATGCCCTGGCGCCCAGCGGCTGTCTCCCTGCCCTCGCAGGAGCCCGCTGGCCCGGGAGGTCTCCCACCAGGCTCACCATCCCTGGCCACCCCCACACCTGGGGGGGGCCCCTCCCGCCTGACCAGGGAGGCACCGAGCAGCCACACTTCAGAGCAACACCGGGGCCCAGGGAGCCAGGAGCTGTTTGGAGGCTGGGCCTCGGGCCTCCCCCTCGAGGCACAGGAGGGAGAAACCATCCAGGGGCAGACCGGGGTGACGCCATGAAGCTGGAGTCACAGGCCACGGCCTTGCCCTGCTGGGGCGCAACGGGCGTTGGGGGCTGGCACCCTCCGGTGCTCCTCCAGGCTGAGGGTGCCTACCATCTCTGCCCTGGCAGGACGGCCCGTTGGGTCCCAACCGCTCCTGCTCACAAGCTGCGGGTGGGAGGGAAGCAGGCCCCCGTGGGGCCGGTACCAGGGCCACCTCGTCAGCCGCGCTCAAGTCACAGAGGGTGTTCCCAAGACCCGGGCCGCAGCCAGGGGCCTCCGGGCAGGAATCGGGGCATGTCACAGGCCGGGGGGCCATCACGGAGGGGGCTCTCACCTTAAGGGTCCTGGAAGCCGGCACCGCCCttgccccgccccaccccgccctgcgTGTCAATACACATCACAGTGCTTGCAACAGCACTCTCTTCCGGGCTCCCAGGGTCTGCCCTCACAGGCACAGGCCGGACATTGGCCGGGGTGCCACAGGCCCTGCCCATCCCCTCCTCACAGGCAAAGGGCAGAACACAGCACCACCCCTGGGACCTCTGTGCTTCCATAACAAAggccaccctccagcccctgtcACCGGTCCTACCTGCAGGCTCCTCCCCCAAGCCCTCAGAGGCCCACCACACCCCCACCTGGAAGCCTTCACCCAGAATGAGCCCCTGCCCATCCCCATCCTGTGCAGATGGTCCCCCTGGAGGCCACCCTCTGCTCTGACTGACCTCCCTTGGCCTTGGCTGGAGtagccccacccctcccacagTGCCACCTCCTCTCCTGCcggattcccccctcccccaattggaCACAATCCAGGAAAGTCCAGGACACGGATGGCTCGGTGCTGGTGTTTAAATACATGCATCAACACACATCCTCTTGAGGAACCCCTGCCCCGAGGCGGGGCAGTGGGGACCAGGGCAGGCAGAACCCAAACAGGCCCCCAGCTGGGGCCCTGAGCCCACCCAGCCTGGCCAAGGGGACATCACGACTCATCAAAGTGCTCACAGGCCCAGATCGCTGCGTCATTGGTGCCGGGACCACCCACTCCTGTTTGCCAGATGAGAAACCCAAGGTAAGATCCGCACTGCTggccaatgggggggggggagggccctAGCGCctggggggagcctgggggcggggggagccatGCCAGGGCCCCGGGGTGCCTGGAGCTGCTGGACCCCAGCTGGGCCATGGAGACCAGAAAGAGCCAGACAGGTGGGAGCACCCGGGCCGCCTCCCTGGCGGGTGCCGTCCTTGTCCGGAAGGTCAGGGAAGAGCACCATGGGCAGAGGCCACCACAGGCTGAGTCTGGAAGGTGCTGTGCCCCTGTGGGCGGGAGTCACGCTGTACCTTTCTTGGGTGTCCTCCTACGGCTTtgatttggtttgttttgtttgttgttgtgtGTCATTTtcgggttttttcttttttttttttaaaccaccaagtTGTACCAACTTTGTAATTAAAACAGAACCAGAATCCTGTTAGTAGCTCCTTTCAGCTGAGCGTGGGAGGCCCCTGGTCTGAGCCCGGCTCTGCCACCACGTAAGAGGCCCCGTGAGGTCTCCGGTCAGGCCCTGCTGCTCTCCGCACCCCATTTCTGCCTTTGTGCAGTGTGTGAGCCTTCCCCAACCTCCCTGTGGGAGCGGGGTCCCTGGCAGCCATGCCAGACCCCTCTCAGTTGATGACTGGGTCACGTGGGCCCCGGGAGGCCGAGAACCTGGACCGAGGTGCGAGGGAGGCGtgttctgcccttcccccacagcc
This sequence is a window from Prionailurus viverrinus isolate Anna chromosome E3, UM_Priviv_1.0, whole genome shotgun sequence. Protein-coding genes within it:
- the TTYH3 gene encoding protein tweety homolog 3 isoform X1, yielding MAGVSYAAPWWVNLLHRLPHFDLSWETTSSQFRPEDTDYQQALLLLGAAALACLALDLLFLLFYSFWLCCRRRKSEEHLDADCCCTAWCVIIATLVCSAGIAVGFYGNGETSDGIHRATYSLRHANRTVAGVQDRVWDTAAALNRTAEPSLQSLERQLAARPEPLRAVQRLQGLLETLLGHTAAIPFWRNPAVSLEVLAEQVDLYDWYRWLGYLGLLLLDVAICLLALVGLIRSSKGILVGVCLLGVLALVISWGALGLELAVSVGSSDFCVDPDTYVTRMVEEHSVLSGEILEYYLACSPRASNPFQQKLSGSHKALVEMQGVVAELLKTVPREYPATKDPLLRVQEVLNGTEVNLQHLTALVDCRSLHLDYVQALTGFCYDGVEGLIYLALFSFVTALMFSSVVCSVPHTWQQKRGPDEDGEEEAAPGPRQAHDSLYRVHMPSLYSCGSSYGSETSIPAAAHTVSNAPVTEYMSQNANFQNPRCENTPLIGRESPPPSRYLAGWQFKPMDSARTLWWPCPQSDSTPPA
- the TTYH3 gene encoding protein tweety homolog 3 isoform X2; amino-acid sequence: MAGVSYAAPWWVNLLHRLPHFDLSWETTSSQFRPEDTDYQQALLLLGAAALACLALDLLFLLFYSFWLCCRRRKSEEHLDADCCCTAWCVIIATLVCSAGIAVGFYGNGETSDGIHRATYSLRHANRTVAGVQDRVWDTAAALNRTAEPSLQSLERQLAARPEPLRAVQRLQGLLETLLGHTAAIPFWRNPAVSLEVLAEQVDLYDWYRWLGYLGLLLLDVAICLLALVGLIRSSKGILVGVCLLGVLALVISWGALGLELAVSVGSSDFCVDPDTYVTRMVEEHSVLSGEILEYYLACSPRASNPFQQKLSGSHKALVEMQGVVAELLKTVPREYPATKDPLLRVQEVLNGTEVNLQHLTALVDCRSLHLDYVQALTGFCYDGVEGLIYLALFSFVTALMFSSVVCSVPHTWQQKRGPDEDGEEEAAPGPRQAHDSLYRVHMPSLYSCGSSYGSETSIPAAAHTVSNAPVTEYMSQNANFQNPRCENTPLIGRESPPPSYTSSMRAKYLATSQPRPDSSGSGH